In one window of Ruminococcus albus AD2013 DNA:
- a CDS encoding sensor histidine kinase, with product MKRSSKKSKGLGKTVRDIRKGKRSMQTFVWIYFVLFAIVILVVLWLGQYVFLYNYYKSAKVSSISREANRIIQAYGTEEQGHINRTVAYENSMCIVITDVDGNPLTSENNLGSYSKLYDDIENNYSMYIFELKSALEKASDNCYTVTFDNDDLNVKEMIYCAEIYTDDSPDQAYLFIESTIEPIDSTVKIIREQLMFISIILFELAIIVGTLAAMRLTRPIVSITKTAKRFGEGDFDVEFKGKGYRETEKLAEVLNDAKNEIRKVSDLRKDLIANISHDLRTPLTMVKAYAEMIRDLSGDNPVKRAEHIQVIIDEADRLSNLVNNLLELSKLESGNMELNRRKFSIVDKINDCMTRYQLVIEQNGYDMKYEPDEDRQIDADPDKLDQVIYNFINNAINYTGDHKVIRIKQINSEKSVRIEVSDNGKGIAKDLLPKVFDRYYRDAKVKRDVVGTGLGLAICKEILKCHDFPFGVRSEEGKGTTFWFEIPI from the coding sequence TTGAAAAGATCCAGTAAAAAGTCCAAAGGTCTCGGGAAAACTGTAAGGGATATCCGCAAGGGCAAGCGCAGTATGCAGACCTTTGTCTGGATATACTTCGTGCTGTTTGCCATAGTGATACTTGTGGTGCTCTGGTTGGGGCAGTACGTTTTTTTGTACAATTATTATAAGTCCGCGAAAGTCAGCAGCATAAGCCGCGAGGCGAACCGTATCATACAGGCATACGGCACTGAGGAACAGGGTCATATCAACAGGACTGTCGCTTATGAGAACAGTATGTGCATTGTCATAACCGACGTGGACGGCAACCCGCTGACCTCCGAGAATAATCTGGGCTCCTATTCAAAGCTCTACGATGATATCGAGAATAATTATTCCATGTATATTTTCGAGCTTAAAAGTGCTCTTGAAAAGGCTTCGGACAACTGTTATACCGTCACCTTTGATAATGATGATCTCAATGTCAAGGAAATGATATACTGTGCCGAGATCTATACCGATGATTCTCCAGATCAGGCTTACTTGTTCATCGAATCCACCATCGAACCGATAGATTCCACGGTGAAGATAATCAGGGAACAGCTTATGTTCATATCCATAATCCTCTTTGAACTGGCGATAATCGTGGGTACATTGGCAGCCATGAGGCTCACCCGACCCATAGTCAGCATCACCAAGACCGCCAAGCGTTTCGGTGAAGGCGATTTTGATGTTGAATTCAAGGGCAAGGGTTACAGAGAAACCGAAAAACTGGCAGAAGTCCTTAATGATGCCAAAAATGAGATTCGCAAGGTAAGTGATCTCAGAAAAGACCTGATAGCCAATATCTCCCACGATCTCCGCACGCCTCTTACCATGGTCAAAGCCTACGCTGAGATGATACGCGACCTTTCGGGTGATAATCCAGTAAAAAGGGCTGAACACATACAGGTAATAATCGATGAAGCCGACAGGCTCTCGAATCTTGTGAATAATCTGCTGGAGCTTTCAAAGCTGGAAAGCGGAAATATGGAGCTCAATCGCCGTAAGTTCTCCATAGTCGATAAAATAAACGACTGCATGACCAGATATCAGCTGGTCATCGAACAGAACGGCTACGATATGAAGTATGAACCCGATGAGGACAGGCAGATAGATGCCGATCCCGATAAACTCGATCAGGTGATATACAACTTCATAAACAACGCTATAAACTATACAGGTGACCATAAGGTCATACGCATCAAGCAGATAAACTCTGAAAAATCTGTCCGCATTGAAGTATCCGATAACGGAAAAGGTATTGCAAAAGACCTTTTGCCAAAGGTATTCGACAGGTATTACCGCGATGCTAAAGTCAAGCGTGATGTGGTAGGCACAGGTCTCGGACTTGCGATATGCAAGGAGATACTGAAATGCCACGATTTCCCCTTCGGTGTCCGCTCGGAAGAGGGCAAGGGCACTACATTCTGGTTTGAGATACCTATATGA
- a CDS encoding response regulator, protein MAKILAVDDEAKIRTIIKEYAEFEGYEVAEAADGMEAVEMVKNDDFDIIIMDIMMPRLDGYSACKEIQKIKKIPVIMLSARGEEYDKLFGFEIGIDDYMVKPFSPKELMARVRAVLNRAKASHTTEDIIKYQGLEINFTAREVKIDGEKVSMTPKEYDLLFYLVRNMNIALSREKLLEEVWGFDFYGDDRTIDTHIKMLRNSLGPYRNLIVTLRGMGYKFEKIQ, encoded by the coding sequence ATGGCAAAGATACTGGCAGTAGACGATGAGGCGAAGATACGTACCATCATCAAGGAGTACGCTGAGTTCGAGGGCTATGAAGTAGCCGAGGCAGCAGACGGCATGGAAGCTGTGGAAATGGTGAAGAACGATGATTTCGATATCATAATAATGGATATCATGATGCCCAGACTTGACGGATATTCCGCCTGCAAGGAGATACAGAAGATCAAGAAGATACCTGTGATAATGCTCTCCGCAAGGGGCGAGGAGTATGATAAGCTCTTCGGATTCGAGATAGGCATAGACGACTATATGGTCAAGCCTTTTTCGCCCAAGGAACTCATGGCGAGAGTCAGAGCGGTACTCAACCGCGCAAAGGCATCCCACACTACCGAGGATATCATCAAGTATCAGGGACTCGAGATAAACTTCACCGCAAGGGAAGTCAAGATAGATGGCGAAAAGGTCTCCATGACCCCCAAGGAGTACGATCTCCTTTTCTATCTAGTGAGAAATATGAATATCGCCCTTTCAAGAGAAAAGCTTCTTGAGGAAGTCTGGGGCTTCGATTTCTACGGCGATGACAGAACCATAGATACTCACATAAAAATGCTGAGAAACTCTCTCGGACCATACCGCAACCTTATCGTTACCCTGAGAGGAATGGGGTATAAGTTTGAAAAGATCCAGTAA
- a CDS encoding M15 family metallopeptidase — translation MIENDNRNVPEEERAVNGAETAIDYYDLSRYELSPEEKAREEMIRQRIRDRRRAAERRRIKRNRTLVLIVAVVLVFILCRGCYASYRKKRDEKQAKAKASQSKVVKPTVQEIDTDSSEEEKPQAGHKIQQVDGLTYVDGILIVNKTYPLPKDYAPGISTAAQAAFDDMTAAAFNDGLYLYVNSGFRSYDEQYALYYSYALDRGIAEADRVSSRPGYSEHQSGLCFDVNSTDFSFSDTAEARWLAAHCADYGFIIRFPKGKEAITGYEYESWHIRYVGVDIAKEITSKGLCLEEYLGVTSSYDDAPDGVSQQQLAEEMGVTVDGPGGSTDTDAESENGTYYDEGYESQVQ, via the coding sequence ATGATCGAAAATGATAACAGAAACGTTCCCGAGGAGGAGCGTGCTGTTAATGGAGCGGAAACAGCCATAGATTATTATGATCTGTCAAGGTATGAACTTTCTCCCGAGGAAAAAGCCCGTGAGGAGATGATAAGACAGCGCATCAGGGACAGACGCCGCGCGGCCGAGCGCAGACGTATAAAGCGCAACCGCACACTGGTACTGATAGTAGCTGTAGTTCTGGTATTCATACTTTGCAGGGGCTGCTACGCATCCTACCGCAAAAAGCGGGATGAAAAGCAGGCAAAAGCCAAAGCGTCGCAAAGCAAAGTCGTGAAGCCGACAGTTCAGGAGATCGATACCGACAGTTCCGAAGAGGAAAAACCGCAGGCAGGACACAAGATACAGCAGGTCGATGGTCTTACATATGTTGACGGCATACTTATCGTCAACAAGACCTATCCTTTGCCGAAGGATTACGCACCCGGCATAAGTACAGCAGCTCAGGCGGCATTTGATGATATGACGGCGGCGGCTTTCAATGATGGGCTGTACCTCTACGTCAATTCGGGATTCCGCAGTTACGATGAGCAGTATGCGCTGTATTACAGCTATGCTCTTGACAGGGGAATAGCCGAGGCTGACAGAGTATCCTCCCGACCCGGATATTCCGAGCATCAGTCGGGACTGTGCTTCGATGTCAATTCGACGGACTTCTCATTCAGTGATACCGCCGAAGCAAGATGGCTGGCGGCACACTGTGCGGATTACGGTTTCATTATACGTTTTCCAAAGGGGAAAGAGGCTATAACGGGGTATGAGTATGAGTCATGGCACATCAGGTACGTAGGCGTTGATATAGCAAAAGAGATCACATCAAAGGGTCTGTGTCTGGAGGAATACTTAGGTGTAACATCAAGTTATGATGATGCGCCCGACGGTGTTTCACAGCAGCAGCTTGCCGAAGAAATGGGCGTCACAGTCGATGGTCCCGGCGGCAGTACCGATACTGATGCTGAAAGCGAAAACGGCACTTACTACGATGAAGGCTATGAAAGTCAGGTACAATGA
- a CDS encoding DUF6937 domain-containing protein: MERSKVIFGNQMSESVYRKAVKGKEKFIKKYGSDMDRVYHLTAAPAHAIGEPLGVRELKISGKTGVTFNDKSLVIGNIRMGFGHYRISMAIASAARSMGYDPYWFDLCSFGDTTCGKVIAGQNQLYSLGSRISQKSVLFNKLFWEPLNSEGFRQLTYNCSDQKTAELMTPVFRDLPKDIPYVATHVWPSQAAIHAGLTHVVNAVPDNWPMALHLSEGAVHTVQTPSAYLGYRALRGMDKHRILKPMPEDSVVYTGHYIDHELVSNIEYDCAKRIERAQKGKAVRWLMSVGGAGAQKEIFVSMIRRMLPYIKKAKAALFINVGDHKNVWEQLKTEMPHMMPYVTEHFNDFTETSEFAGQAIDGEVFGIHAFCHEDIFAAVYSTNLLMRCSDVLITKPSELAFYPIPKLMIKRVGGHEAWGAVRAAEVGDGTYECSTPAETCGMMKLIQHNGDIIEKMCENIITAKKAGIYDGAYKVVELAVSGKII, from the coding sequence ATGGAAAGATCAAAAGTGATATTCGGCAATCAGATGTCAGAGTCAGTTTACAGAAAGGCAGTCAAAGGCAAGGAGAAGTTCATTAAAAAGTACGGCAGTGATATGGACAGGGTTTACCATCTCACCGCCGCACCCGCTCACGCCATAGGTGAGCCCCTCGGCGTGCGGGAGCTTAAAATATCCGGAAAGACAGGAGTTACATTCAATGATAAGAGCCTTGTCATCGGAAATATCCGCATGGGCTTCGGTCACTACCGTATCTCCATGGCGATAGCCTCCGCTGCCCGTTCAATGGGCTATGACCCTTATTGGTTCGACCTCTGTTCTTTCGGCGATACTACCTGCGGCAAGGTCATAGCAGGGCAGAATCAGCTGTATTCTCTGGGCTCACGCATTTCTCAGAAGTCCGTACTGTTCAATAAACTTTTCTGGGAACCCCTGAACAGCGAGGGCTTCCGTCAGCTGACCTACAATTGTTCCGACCAGAAGACGGCTGAACTTATGACACCTGTATTCCGCGACCTGCCCAAGGATATACCCTATGTTGCCACCCACGTATGGCCATCGCAGGCGGCGATACACGCAGGTCTCACCCATGTGGTGAACGCTGTTCCCGATAACTGGCCTATGGCACTGCATCTTTCCGAGGGTGCAGTCCATACAGTCCAGACTCCCTCGGCGTATCTGGGATACCGCGCACTCCGCGGCATGGACAAGCATCGTATACTCAAGCCCATGCCCGAGGATTCCGTAGTATATACAGGTCATTATATCGACCACGAACTCGTCAGCAATATCGAATACGACTGCGCAAAGCGCATCGAAAGGGCGCAGAAAGGCAAAGCTGTACGCTGGCTGATGTCCGTGGGCGGCGCAGGTGCACAAAAGGAGATATTCGTATCCATGATAAGGAGAATGCTTCCCTATATCAAAAAGGCAAAGGCTGCACTTTTCATAAATGTGGGCGACCATAAAAATGTGTGGGAACAGCTGAAGACCGAGATGCCCCATATGATGCCCTATGTTACCGAGCATTTCAACGATTTCACCGAGACTTCCGAGTTTGCAGGACAGGCGATTGACGGAGAGGTGTTCGGCATACACGCTTTCTGCCATGAGGATATCTTCGCGGCGGTCTACTCCACAAATCTGCTTATGCGCTGTTCCGATGTGCTTATCACCAAGCCCAGCGAACTGGCTTTCTATCCCATACCCAAGCTGATGATTAAGCGCGTGGGCGGTCACGAAGCGTGGGGCGCTGTGCGTGCGGCAGAAGTCGGTGACGGCACCTACGAATGTTCCACCCCCGCGGAGACCTGCGGCATGATGAAGCTTATCCAGCATAACGGTGATATCATCGAAAAAATGTGTGAAAATATCATCACTGCAAAAAAAGCAGGCATATATGACGGTGCGTATAAGGTGGTAGAACTGGCAGTATCTGGAAAAATAATATAA
- a CDS encoding TetR/AcrR family transcriptional regulator, translating to MVNEICSDFSRKNLKVQRTDRAVLTAAQLFLKQGIEEIKMTDIADASGVGVATLYRYFGTKPRMVTEAMTYLWDEVNELFAGVFDTKEFMQQPGIKQINDLMRMYLVLYEAHSDFMRLLGEFDTYIVREQIAKEDLQKYESSIINFYPVLVRAYEKGLKDGTVRRVDNFKMHYLTYAHALLEMCKKFVKGELLPSDRSDYAVAELELLINTGVNYLSAR from the coding sequence GTGGTTAATGAGATTTGTTCCGATTTTTCAAGAAAAAATTTAAAAGTCCAGCGAACCGACCGTGCAGTCCTCACTGCCGCACAGCTTTTTCTCAAACAAGGCATCGAGGAGATAAAGATGACAGATATCGCTGACGCAAGCGGCGTGGGAGTGGCTACTCTCTACCGTTATTTCGGCACAAAACCCCGTATGGTGACGGAAGCGATGACATATCTCTGGGACGAGGTCAATGAGCTTTTTGCAGGGGTATTTGATACCAAAGAATTCATGCAGCAGCCCGGCATCAAGCAGATAAACGACCTTATGCGTATGTATCTGGTGCTGTATGAGGCTCACAGCGATTTCATGCGGCTGTTGGGAGAGTTCGATACATATATAGTACGCGAGCAGATAGCCAAGGAAGACTTGCAGAAGTATGAGAGTTCGATAATAAACTTTTATCCCGTACTGGTAAGGGCTTACGAAAAGGGGCTTAAAGACGGTACGGTGCGCAGGGTGGATAACTTCAAGATGCATTATCTGACCTACGCCCATGCGCTGCTGGAAATGTGCAAGAAATTCGTCAAGGGCGAGCTTCTTCCATCTGACAGGAGCGATTACGCAGTAGCGGAACTTGAACTGCTGATAAACACAGGTGTGAACTACCTCAGCGCAAGATAA
- a CDS encoding MFS transporter, which produces MENKKIASNKILWIFAIGQLGWSTLAGIITNWLVKFYEPDKLPEGHSYFIPQGRIVLGLLTAMGVIAAAGRIFDAVTDPYIAGKSDGFKHRLGRRIPFMRVAAIPFGVMTVLIFTLPFKGESYGNFGLLFLFCMLFYLCMTAYCTPYNALIPELGRTQETRINLSTYISVTYFFGSGISYLVPNIAGIFSGAMGYTNSFRLTVGILSAIAVVCMLVPAFLIDENAYADTTPTEGTAFGSLMATFKNGDFRTFVASDIFYWIGLTMFQTGLPFYITTLLGLKETWAFPMFAAMTFFSLLCYAPVNIFAKKMGKKKLIAFAFMFFSVTFLVTSLAGILPIPGVAYGFIIAALAAIPMAILGILPQAVVADISEADKIETGESRQGMFYAARTFAFKMGQSLAMLLFTSIKTINSDVPSGESGYGLGLRITAILATVLCLIGGLIFFRYNEKDVISKLESTNKEG; this is translated from the coding sequence ATGGAGAACAAGAAAATAGCTTCAAACAAAATACTCTGGATATTCGCAATAGGTCAGCTGGGCTGGTCAACTCTGGCGGGCATAATCACTAACTGGCTGGTAAAATTCTATGAACCCGATAAACTTCCCGAGGGGCACAGCTACTTTATACCCCAGGGAAGGATAGTGCTTGGACTTCTGACGGCAATGGGCGTTATCGCCGCGGCGGGACGTATTTTCGATGCCGTGACCGACCCTTACATCGCAGGCAAGTCCGACGGATTCAAGCATCGTCTGGGCAGGCGCATACCTTTCATGAGGGTGGCGGCTATACCCTTCGGTGTTATGACAGTTCTGATATTCACACTTCCTTTCAAGGGTGAGAGCTACGGAAATTTCGGACTTCTGTTTTTGTTCTGTATGCTGTTCTACCTTTGCATGACAGCTTACTGCACACCTTACAACGCACTTATCCCCGAACTTGGCAGAACACAGGAAACGAGGATAAATCTTTCCACCTATATTTCCGTGACTTACTTCTTCGGTTCGGGCATATCTTACCTTGTGCCGAACATCGCGGGGATATTCTCGGGGGCTATGGGCTACACAAACAGCTTCAGGCTGACGGTGGGCATACTTTCAGCGATAGCTGTTGTATGTATGCTGGTGCCCGCTTTCCTGATAGACGAGAACGCTTATGCCGATACCACACCTACCGAGGGCACAGCTTTCGGTTCGCTGATGGCTACTTTCAAGAACGGTGATTTCCGTACATTTGTGGCTTCGGACATATTCTACTGGATAGGACTTACAATGTTCCAGACAGGACTTCCCTTCTACATCACTACTCTGCTGGGACTTAAAGAAACCTGGGCATTCCCCATGTTTGCGGCTATGACTTTCTTCTCGCTGCTGTGCTATGCGCCTGTGAACATCTTCGCAAAGAAAATGGGCAAGAAGAAACTTATCGCTTTTGCTTTCATGTTCTTCTCCGTGACTTTCCTTGTAACTTCACTGGCAGGCATACTGCCAATACCGGGTGTGGCATACGGATTCATCATCGCGGCGCTGGCGGCTATTCCTATGGCGATACTTGGCATACTTCCCCAGGCTGTGGTGGCTGATATCTCAGAAGCTGACAAGATAGAAACAGGCGAAAGCCGTCAGGGTATGTTCTACGCGGCACGAACTTTCGCTTTCAAGATGGGACAGTCGCTGGCTATGCTGCTGTTCACCAGTATAAAGACCATCAACTCGGACGTACCCTCGGGCGAGAGCGGTTACGGTCTCGGACTCAGGATAACTGCTATACTGGCTACCGTGCTTTGTCTTATCGGCGGACTTATATTCTTCCGATACAACGAAAAGGACGTTATCTCAAAACTTGAAAGCACAAACAAGGAGGGCTGA
- a CDS encoding glycoside hydrolase family 36 protein, whose translation MLRFKHIKFAYIAGGKVYSVTTDKSVENQRVKLTITNEDGVISASVTSVTPIELLRLSAEFEYEFKSISRVFLNGYQSWTDSAEHPINGRLRGVDHIPKPIADKYAFSQYGDYTFTRYSLKKGVMHGFSYGYIRNYDVYDFIGSLNEDSGFTTIRTDCAAGRVLAFKECSELHIENSFEGLKLYIGRGSEDEVFDKWFGLMGIAKRDLPRIHGYTSWYRHYQNISEEILTKDLEQSDLGKDDIFQIDDGWQTAVGDWLSIDEKKFPNGLKAVTDRMAELGKGKAGIWLAPFVCEEKSELFKSHKDWLLKDKNGRVVKGGSNWSGFYALDIYNEDFRAYLKEVFDTIINEWGFNRLLKLDFLYAACLVPRKDKTRGMVMSDAIKLLRELAGDTAILGCGVPLASVFGRVEYCRVGCDVSLDWDDKPYMKLMHRERPSTRNCIMNSVFRRQLDGRAFGCDPDVYLLRDTETTMTASQRKCLAEINALTGSVWFTSDNAEDYGDEQKKMYEDASALFGCRILSAELNGKELVLQILRDGKKELRSYDMRDIPELPVKKLMP comes from the coding sequence ATGCTGAGGTTCAAACACATAAAATTCGCCTACATCGCAGGCGGAAAGGTGTATTCCGTCACCACTGACAAAAGTGTGGAAAATCAGCGCGTCAAGCTGACAATCACAAATGAGGACGGCGTAATATCGGCTTCGGTGACTTCGGTCACACCCATAGAACTGTTAAGGCTCTCGGCGGAATTTGAATACGAATTCAAAAGCATCAGCCGCGTATTCCTGAATGGTTATCAGTCATGGACGGACAGCGCCGAACATCCGATAAACGGCAGGCTTCGTGGCGTTGACCATATCCCGAAGCCTATCGCTGACAAGTATGCATTCTCACAGTACGGAGATTACACATTCACGAGATACAGCCTGAAAAAAGGCGTTATGCACGGTTTCAGCTACGGATATATCCGCAATTACGATGTATACGACTTTATAGGTTCGCTGAACGAGGACAGCGGTTTCACAACTATCCGCACAGACTGCGCCGCAGGCAGAGTACTGGCTTTCAAGGAATGCAGTGAACTTCATATCGAAAACAGCTTTGAAGGCTTGAAGCTGTACATCGGCAGGGGCAGTGAGGACGAAGTCTTCGACAAGTGGTTCGGGCTGATGGGCATTGCTAAGCGGGATCTCCCGCGGATACACGGCTATACCAGCTGGTACAGACATTATCAGAATATCAGCGAGGAGATACTCACAAAAGACCTTGAACAGAGCGATCTTGGGAAAGATGATATCTTCCAGATAGACGACGGCTGGCAGACCGCTGTGGGTGACTGGCTGAGTATCGACGAGAAGAAATTCCCGAACGGTCTGAAAGCTGTGACCGACAGGATGGCAGAACTCGGAAAAGGCAAAGCCGGGATATGGCTCGCACCTTTCGTGTGCGAAGAAAAGTCAGAACTTTTCAAAAGTCACAAGGACTGGCTACTGAAAGACAAGAACGGCAGAGTCGTAAAGGGCGGAAGCAACTGGTCGGGGTTCTATGCGCTGGATATCTACAACGAGGACTTCCGCGCTTATCTGAAAGAAGTTTTTGATACTATTATAAACGAATGGGGTTTCAACAGGCTGCTGAAACTGGATTTTCTCTACGCCGCCTGCCTAGTCCCCCGCAAAGACAAGACCCGCGGCATGGTAATGTCGGACGCTATTAAGCTTCTGCGTGAACTGGCGGGAGATACAGCTATACTGGGCTGTGGCGTGCCCCTTGCTTCGGTATTCGGCAGAGTTGAATACTGTCGTGTGGGATGTGATGTCAGCCTTGACTGGGACGACAAGCCCTATATGAAGCTGATGCACCGCGAAAGACCAAGCACAAGGAACTGCATAATGAATTCGGTTTTCAGAAGACAGCTGGACGGCAGGGCTTTCGGCTGTGACCCCGATGTATATCTTCTGCGTGATACAGAGACCACTATGACCGCTTCTCAGCGGAAATGTCTGGCGGAAATAAACGCTCTGACAGGCAGTGTATGGTTCACCTCTGACAATGCCGAAGACTACGGCGACGAGCAGAAAAAGATGTATGAGGACGCTTCCGCACTCTTCGGGTGCAGGATACTTTCCGCAGAACTCAACGGAAAGGAACTTGTATTACAGATACTCCGTGACGGCAAAAAAGAACTTCGCAGCTACGATATGAGGGATATCCCCGAACTGCCTGTGAAAAAGCTTATGCCGTAA
- a CDS encoding sodium:solute symporter family protein produces the protein MIGIGAYYRKKTANVNDFVLGGRGLGPWFTAFAYGTSYFSAVIFVGYAGKFGWAYGVASTWVGIGNAIIGSLMAWLILGKRTRTMTKHLDAKTMPEFFEFRYNSKTLKTVSALIIFIFLIPYTASVYNGLSRLFEKSFHIDYEWCIVAMAVFTAIYVIMGGYKATALNDFIQGIIMLIGIAAVVVAVLKVNGGFSGSMEAMGAIPDANGNTGVFNSIIGPDPINLIGVVILTSLGTWGLPQMVQKFYAIKDDKSVVTGTVVSTIFAVVVAGGCYFLGGFGRLFMEKNEKGEPIDGFDAIVPTMMDSLPSALFALIIVLVLSASMSTLSSLVLTSSSTLTIDLIKPLKKNMNEKEEVRIMRIFIAVFLLISVAIAVYSLRGAKQDAMVISSLMGISWGALAGAFLAPFMYGLFWKGVTKAAVMASFICGVGITVVHMMIYTFGVIPDAPKTLGGLALTSPVNAGAFAMLFGLIVVPVVSLITKSNDEDKKVAEAAFECYTK, from the coding sequence ATGATAGGTATCGGCGCGTACTACCGCAAAAAGACAGCGAATGTTAATGACTTCGTCCTCGGCGGCAGAGGTCTGGGCCCCTGGTTCACGGCTTTCGCTTACGGTACTTCGTATTTCTCGGCGGTTATATTCGTGGGATACGCAGGAAAATTCGGCTGGGCTTACGGCGTGGCTTCAACATGGGTCGGCATAGGCAATGCGATAATCGGTTCGCTGATGGCTTGGCTGATACTCGGCAAGCGCACACGTACAATGACAAAGCATCTGGACGCTAAGACCATGCCCGAGTTCTTTGAATTCAGATACAACTCAAAGACTCTGAAAACGGTGTCAGCACTGATAATCTTCATATTCCTTATCCCCTACACCGCATCTGTTTACAACGGTCTTTCAAGACTGTTCGAGAAGAGTTTCCACATTGATTATGAATGGTGCATAGTGGCTATGGCTGTGTTCACCGCGATATACGTTATCATGGGCGGCTACAAGGCTACTGCCCTCAACGATTTCATTCAGGGCATAATCATGCTGATAGGTATTGCGGCTGTTGTTGTGGCTGTGCTTAAAGTAAACGGAGGATTCTCGGGCTCCATGGAGGCTATGGGCGCTATCCCCGATGCAAATGGCAACACAGGTGTGTTCAACTCGATAATAGGCCCCGACCCCATAAACCTGATAGGCGTTGTTATACTGACTTCTCTCGGTACATGGGGACTTCCTCAGATGGTACAGAAGTTTTATGCAATCAAGGACGACAAGTCCGTTGTTACAGGTACTGTAGTTTCCACCATATTCGCTGTTGTAGTTGCAGGCGGCTGTTACTTCCTGGGCGGTTTCGGCAGACTGTTCATGGAGAAGAACGAGAAAGGTGAGCCCATTGATGGCTTTGACGCTATCGTTCCTACTATGATGGATTCTCTGCCCAGTGCACTTTTCGCACTGATAATCGTGCTGGTGCTTTCGGCTTCCATGTCTACACTGTCTTCACTGGTTCTGACTTCCAGCTCGACACTGACCATCGACCTTATCAAGCCCCTTAAAAAGAACATGAACGAAAAGGAAGAAGTTCGCATCATGCGTATATTCATCGCAGTGTTCCTGCTGATATCCGTTGCTATCGCAGTATACTCTCTGCGCGGCGCAAAGCAGGATGCTATGGTCATCTCTTCGCTGATGGGCATAAGCTGGGGCGCACTGGCAGGCGCATTCCTTGCACCTTTCATGTACGGTCTGTTCTGGAAAGGCGTTACCAAGGCGGCTGTTATGGCAAGCTTCATCTGCGGCGTGGGCATAACTGTTGTTCACATGATGATCTATACCTTCGGTGTTATCCCCGATGCACCCAAGACACTTGGCGGTCTTGCACTGACTTCACCTGTTAACGCAGGTGCATTTGCGATGCTGTTCGGTCTGATAGTTGTTCCTGTTGTTAGCCTTATCACTAAGTCCAACGACGAGGACAAGAAGGTTGCTGAAGCAGCATTTGAGTGCTACACAAAATAA